In one window of Thermoleophilia bacterium DNA:
- a CDS encoding DUF561 domain-containing protein produces the protein MQPVLQLALDFVDLPRALKVAEEALAGGVDWLEAGTPLIKSEGLEAIRQLKARWPDRVIVADMKTMDAGRAEVECAAKAGARVVGVLGAASDATIRECIEAARNYGAEIIVDMIQVPDVVERAKQVEEMGASYIGVHVAIDDQMRGETPFVVLREVAQAVSIPVAVAGGINSETAPLAVEAGASIIVVGGAIIKSPDATAAARVIKQAIMTRTAIKSEYFVRASGPDIREMLARVSAANVSDALHRTGDLPGIRPLTPGAKMVGPALTVRTYPGDWAKPVEAIDLAKPGDVLVIDAGGVPPAVWGELATNSAIQRQLAGVVIYGAARDVGDIRKLGFPLFTTHVTPTAGEAKGFGEIGVPIRVAGVQVCPGDWVIGDDDGVCVIPREKAVEYTNRAMDVLERENRMRAEIQAGSTLSQVGYLLRWEKK, from the coding sequence ATGCAACCAGTGCTTCAGCTAGCGCTCGACTTTGTTGATCTACCCCGAGCGCTTAAGGTCGCCGAGGAAGCCCTCGCCGGCGGGGTGGACTGGCTTGAGGCAGGCACTCCTCTTATCAAGAGCGAGGGATTGGAGGCCATCAGACAGCTCAAAGCGAGATGGCCTGACCGGGTAATTGTCGCCGACATGAAGACCATGGATGCAGGTCGAGCTGAGGTGGAGTGTGCTGCGAAGGCCGGCGCCCGCGTGGTGGGAGTGTTGGGAGCCGCCTCCGACGCAACCATCAGGGAGTGTATTGAAGCGGCGCGAAACTACGGCGCAGAAATAATCGTGGACATGATTCAAGTGCCTGACGTGGTCGAGCGCGCCAAACAAGTGGAGGAGATGGGTGCAAGCTACATTGGGGTTCATGTGGCTATTGACGACCAGATGCGGGGGGAGACCCCTTTCGTCGTGCTGCGCGAAGTAGCCCAAGCGGTCAGCATCCCAGTGGCCGTGGCAGGAGGGATAAACTCGGAAACCGCTCCGCTGGCAGTCGAAGCGGGAGCCTCGATCATAGTAGTGGGTGGAGCCATAATAAAGTCTCCCGACGCCACCGCCGCCGCCCGAGTCATAAAGCAGGCCATCATGACACGGACAGCGATCAAGTCAGAGTATTTTGTTCGCGCAAGCGGTCCGGATATACGAGAGATGCTTGCACGGGTCTCAGCGGCCAATGTTTCGGATGCTCTCCACCGAACCGGGGATCTCCCAGGGATAAGACCTCTTACGCCGGGCGCCAAGATGGTGGGGCCGGCCCTCACTGTGCGGACCTACCCAGGAGACTGGGCTAAGCCGGTGGAGGCCATCGATCTGGCCAAGCCGGGAGATGTGCTCGTGATTGATGCTGGAGGAGTTCCACCAGCCGTATGGGGAGAATTGGCTACCAACTCCGCCATTCAGCGACAGTTAGCCGGGGTTGTCATATACGGCGCAGCCCGTGATGTGGGCGACATACGCAAGCTAGGCTTCCCGTTGTTTACTACCCACGTCACTCCCACGGCGGGAGAGGCCAAGGGTTTTGGCGAAATCGGGGTTCCCATACGTGTGGCTGGAGTGCAGGTTTGCCCCGGAGATTGGGTCATTGGCGACGACGACGGGGTGTGTGTCATCCCGCGAGAAAAGGCGGTTGAATATACAAACCGCGCGATGGACGTGTTGGAACGCGAGAATCGCATGAGGGCGGAGATTCAAGCGGGCAGTACGCTAAGCCAAGTCGGCTACCTTCTACGCTGGGAGAAGAAGTAG
- a CDS encoding molybdopterin-dependent oxidoreductase, with protein sequence MAGNESDARVTAGGPPAGKPGWTKGEKTVLKALGLSGGIFGACPCCVDVKDGKIVRIRPLHWDWKYDPKTFNPWKITKNGKTLEPLYKSVPAPWSLAYKKRAYSPNRIKYPLKRVDWDPKGERNPQNRGKSKYVRISWDEAAQILADEIKRICETYGPLAILVQGDGHGECKMVHAPHGCSTLLLDKLGGFTQQVRNPDSWEGWYWGSKHVWGKGYIGMMAPHDNIVKDICENSDMVVVWGGDPETTAWGFRG encoded by the coding sequence ATGGCAGGAAACGAAAGCGATGCACGAGTAACTGCGGGTGGGCCGCCCGCGGGGAAGCCCGGATGGACCAAGGGCGAGAAGACCGTTCTTAAGGCACTGGGACTGAGCGGCGGAATCTTTGGCGCCTGTCCCTGCTGCGTAGACGTAAAGGACGGCAAGATCGTCCGGATTCGGCCTCTGCACTGGGATTGGAAGTATGATCCCAAGACCTTCAATCCTTGGAAGATCACCAAGAACGGCAAGACCCTCGAGCCACTCTACAAGTCGGTTCCCGCTCCGTGGAGCCTTGCCTACAAGAAGCGGGCATACTCGCCCAACCGGATCAAGTACCCACTTAAGCGTGTGGACTGGGATCCTAAGGGGGAACGCAACCCGCAAAACCGGGGCAAGAGCAAGTATGTGCGGATTTCCTGGGACGAGGCTGCGCAGATCCTGGCCGATGAGATCAAGCGTATCTGCGAGACCTACGGCCCGCTTGCCATTCTGGTGCAGGGAGATGGGCACGGGGAATGCAAGATGGTCCATGCCCCGCATGGCTGCTCCACCCTCCTCTTAGACAAGCTGGGTGGCTTCACTCAGCAGGTGCGGAACCCCGATAGCTGGGAAGGTTGGTATTGGGGTTCTAAGCACGTTTGGGGCAAGGGCTACATTGGCATGATGGCCCCGCATGACAACATCGTTAAAGACATCTGTGAAAACAGCGACATGGTGGTGGTCTGGGGAGGCGATCCTGAAACCACTGCCTGGGGCTTCCGGGG
- the rimI gene encoding ribosomal protein S18-alanine N-acetyltransferase produces the protein MAVNEPSATIRLMNSKDLPDVETIERMSFSCPWTRSMFQAELDQPLSVHLVCTSQKGEVVGFLVGRKYPETWHLLDLAVHPEWRRRGIGGELLDAFLNEADANLVSVVLEVREGNVPARSLYESRGFRSVGVRRGYYPDTGEDAIVMMRFPSGEKDIGDGYC, from the coding sequence GTGGCCGTTAATGAGCCCTCTGCCACCATACGGCTGATGAACAGCAAAGATCTTCCGGACGTTGAAACCATTGAGAGAATGTCTTTTTCGTGTCCGTGGACGCGATCGATGTTTCAAGCGGAGCTGGATCAGCCTCTTTCTGTTCACCTGGTCTGTACTTCTCAGAAAGGAGAGGTGGTGGGCTTCCTGGTGGGGCGCAAGTACCCCGAGACTTGGCACCTGCTTGACTTGGCGGTGCACCCAGAGTGGCGGAGGCGCGGCATAGGAGGGGAGTTGCTTGATGCTTTCTTGAACGAGGCCGACGCAAACCTGGTTTCGGTGGTGCTGGAAGTTCGGGAAGGAAATGTACCTGCTCGCAGCCTTTATGAATCTCGAGGGTTTCGTTCGGTCGGCGTCCGACGGGGTTATTACCCTGACACCGGTGAGGATGCGATTGTTATGATGCGCTTTCCCTCAGGAGAAAAGGATATTGGTGACGGGTACTGCTGA
- a CDS encoding DUF2520 domain-containing protein — MPTPLRFGVIGAGRLGASLALALTAKGSTLVGFTTRSSGGLERARALLGDKSCATIAQLAACSPDLYILAVPDEALPEATDKLALALAEQPARRERTVFVLHTSGATSVTILEPCQRMGATPLAFHPLQTFSDPSTGAGRFAGIAIAVTPLSGDHNSPAAQFGFALARLLEATPFFLPDDRRVLYHAAATLASNYLVALEHQARRLFVLSGFPEESALDMFLPLVKATLDNIERQGTVRALTGPLSRGDKETVLRHLETLRIQAPDLYQLYAVLGLAAMSIVRERREVPPDMVDALTALLREAVSGAATPVVVPNRESQT, encoded by the coding sequence ATACCAACACCCCTTCGTTTCGGAGTCATAGGCGCCGGGAGGCTGGGCGCGAGCCTAGCTCTTGCCTTAACCGCCAAGGGCTCCACTTTGGTGGGATTTACCACACGCTCTTCTGGAGGGCTAGAGCGGGCCCGCGCACTACTCGGAGATAAGTCATGCGCCACAATCGCGCAACTGGCAGCTTGTTCGCCCGATCTGTACATTTTGGCTGTTCCAGATGAAGCGCTACCTGAGGCCACTGACAAGCTGGCTCTCGCACTTGCCGAGCAACCAGCCCGCCGAGAACGGACGGTTTTTGTGCTTCATACAAGCGGCGCCACTTCAGTCACGATCCTTGAACCTTGCCAGAGGATGGGCGCCACACCACTTGCGTTTCACCCGTTGCAAACGTTCAGCGACCCGTCTACGGGCGCAGGCCGCTTTGCCGGCATTGCGATTGCCGTGACACCATTATCCGGCGATCACAACTCGCCTGCTGCACAATTTGGCTTCGCCCTTGCCCGATTGCTGGAAGCGACGCCGTTCTTCTTGCCGGACGATAGGCGCGTTCTTTACCACGCGGCGGCCACTTTGGCGTCGAACTACCTTGTCGCTCTTGAACACCAGGCACGGCGCTTGTTTGTGCTTTCGGGGTTCCCCGAGGAGTCGGCGCTTGACATGTTTCTGCCTTTGGTGAAGGCAACGCTTGACAATATCGAAAGACAGGGAACGGTAAGGGCTCTGACCGGTCCCCTCAGTCGTGGAGACAAGGAAACAGTTCTTAGGCACTTGGAGACCCTCCGGATACAAGCGCCTGACTTATACCAGCTCTACGCTGTTCTTGGCCTGGCTGCGATGAGTATTGTCCGTGAGCGCAGAGAGGTCCCGCCCGACATGGTTGATGCCCTCACAGCTTTACTGAGAGAAGCCGTGTCTGGGGCGGCCACGCCTGTAGTCGTACCAAATAGAGAGTCTCAAACTTAG
- the groES gene encoding co-chaperone GroES: MKLVPLEDRVVVKPLEQEEKTPSGIVLPDTAKEKPTKGKVVAVGPGRYDDNGKLIPMPVSVGDIVVYAKYAGTELKLDGEEYLVMRASDIIGILPEG, translated from the coding sequence ATGAAGCTAGTGCCTCTTGAAGATCGGGTGGTAGTGAAGCCCCTCGAGCAGGAAGAGAAGACGCCCAGCGGGATAGTTCTGCCCGACACTGCCAAGGAGAAGCCCACCAAAGGCAAGGTGGTGGCGGTCGGTCCGGGGCGGTACGACGACAATGGCAAGCTGATCCCCATGCCGGTATCCGTGGGCGACATAGTTGTGTACGCAAAGTACGCTGGCACCGAGCTCAAGCTTGACGGCGAAGAGTATCTGGTCATGCGTGCTTCGGACATTATCGGAATTCTGCCCGAAGGGTGA
- a CDS encoding secondary thiamine-phosphate synthase enzyme YjbQ, with amino-acid sequence MTQEPPQKATPQFVTLRLDFNTQGDADIVNLTADVRRLLAQTGLREGLVTVFVPGATGAITTLEFEPGVVQDFRALFDRLASPDETYEHNRTHPDQNGHAHVRAGLLGPSLVVPFENAELCLGRWQEICFVCFDNRPRERTVIVQIFGVR; translated from the coding sequence ATGACACAAGAGCCCCCACAGAAAGCGACACCCCAGTTTGTGACGTTGAGGCTTGACTTCAACACCCAAGGCGACGCCGACATTGTCAACCTCACCGCGGATGTGCGTCGCCTCCTTGCGCAAACGGGGTTAAGAGAGGGGTTGGTCACGGTCTTCGTACCAGGAGCAACTGGCGCAATCACCACGCTTGAATTCGAGCCTGGAGTTGTCCAAGATTTCCGCGCTTTGTTTGACCGCCTTGCCTCGCCCGACGAGACATATGAGCATAACCGCACTCATCCCGACCAAAACGGACATGCTCACGTGAGAGCGGGGCTCTTGGGCCCCTCTTTGGTTGTCCCCTTTGAGAACGCAGAATTGTGCTTAGGCAGATGGCAGGAAATCTGCTTTGTGTGTTTTGACAATCGGCCGCGGGAACGCACAGTGATCGTGCAGATATTCGGGGTGAGGTGA
- the groL gene encoding chaperonin GroEL (60 kDa chaperone family; promotes refolding of misfolded polypeptides especially under stressful conditions; forms two stacked rings of heptamers to form a barrel-shaped 14mer; ends can be capped by GroES; misfolded proteins enter the barrel where they are refolded when GroES binds) encodes MAKQLLYGEDARRALERGINTLADAVKVTLGPKGRYVVLDKKFGSPTITNDGVTIAREIEVEDVFENQGAQLVREVATKTNDVAGDGTTTATLLAQAIVREGLKNVAAGANPMALKRGIERAVDAAVEEIKRMAKEVSGKEDIARVATISSDDPEIGEVIADAIEKVGKDGVVNVEESNTFGMELEFTEGMQFDKGYISPYFVTDAERMEAVLEDPYILLANRKIGSVHDLLPVLEKVIQTGKPLLIIAEDVEGEALATLVVNKLRGTFTGIAVKAPGFGDRRKRMLEDMAILTGGEVISDEMGLKLENTQLSQLGRARKVVVTKDTTTIIDGAGDVERIKARINQIKAEIETTESEFDREKLQERLAKLAGGVAVIKVGAATETEIKEKKHRVEDALSATRAALEEGIVPGGGVAQLLCIPAVEAVQAEGDELTGVKIVARALEEPLRQLANNAGLEGSVVVAEVRKRPKGHGLNIVTGEYEDMVKAGIIDPAMVTRSALQNAASIAKNILTTEVIVAEKPEENKQGAGGMGGMSGMM; translated from the coding sequence ATGGCGAAGCAGTTGCTCTATGGTGAAGACGCCCGTCGGGCTCTTGAGCGGGGCATAAATACTTTGGCTGACGCCGTGAAGGTGACTCTGGGCCCGAAGGGTCGTTATGTGGTTCTCGACAAGAAATTTGGCAGCCCAACAATTACTAACGACGGTGTCACCATTGCGCGCGAGATCGAGGTAGAGGACGTATTTGAAAATCAGGGCGCGCAACTAGTGCGTGAGGTAGCCACCAAGACTAACGACGTGGCTGGTGACGGCACCACCACTGCTACGTTGCTTGCCCAGGCGATCGTCCGCGAGGGTCTAAAGAACGTTGCCGCTGGCGCTAATCCGATGGCTCTCAAGCGGGGTATCGAGCGGGCTGTCGATGCTGCGGTGGAAGAGATTAAGAGAATGGCGAAAGAGGTCTCCGGCAAGGAGGATATAGCCCGGGTAGCCACCATCTCTTCCGACGATCCCGAAATCGGCGAAGTCATCGCGGATGCCATCGAGAAGGTGGGCAAGGACGGGGTCGTAAATGTCGAAGAGTCGAACACCTTCGGCATGGAGCTTGAGTTCACCGAGGGTATGCAGTTCGACAAGGGCTACATTTCCCCGTACTTCGTCACCGACGCCGAGCGCATGGAGGCGGTGCTGGAGGATCCGTACATTCTCCTTGCCAACCGCAAGATTGGTTCCGTTCATGATCTTCTGCCGGTGTTGGAGAAGGTCATTCAGACGGGCAAGCCGCTCCTCATCATTGCTGAGGATGTGGAGGGTGAGGCTCTCGCCACCCTTGTTGTGAACAAGCTGCGCGGCACCTTTACTGGCATCGCTGTAAAAGCGCCCGGGTTTGGCGATCGTCGCAAGCGGATGCTCGAGGATATGGCCATCCTGACCGGTGGCGAAGTAATCAGCGACGAGATGGGTCTCAAGCTAGAAAACACCCAGCTCTCGCAGCTTGGCCGGGCTCGCAAGGTAGTGGTAACCAAAGACACCACCACCATCATTGACGGCGCTGGCGATGTGGAGCGCATCAAAGCCCGCATCAACCAGATTAAGGCCGAGATTGAAACCACTGAGTCCGAGTTCGACCGCGAGAAGCTGCAGGAGCGGCTCGCTAAGCTAGCGGGCGGTGTGGCGGTGATCAAGGTCGGTGCTGCTACCGAGACCGAGATCAAGGAGAAGAAGCATCGTGTGGAAGATGCTCTAAGCGCCACTCGGGCGGCTCTTGAGGAGGGCATCGTTCCTGGCGGTGGAGTGGCTCAGTTGCTGTGTATCCCAGCGGTGGAAGCCGTGCAGGCGGAGGGTGATGAGCTGACTGGCGTCAAGATCGTGGCTCGTGCCCTTGAGGAGCCCCTCCGTCAGCTGGCTAACAACGCCGGTCTTGAGGGTTCGGTAGTGGTAGCCGAGGTACGCAAGCGGCCCAAGGGCCACGGCCTAAACATTGTCACCGGTGAGTATGAGGACATGGTGAAGGCTGGCATCATCGACCCGGCGATGGTCACGCGGTCGGCCCTGCAGAATGCTGCCTCTATCGCCAAGAACATACTTACCACTGAGGTTATTGTGGCCGAGAAGCCCGAGGAAAATAAGCAAGGCGCCGGTGGAATGGGCGGCATGAGCGGAATGATGTAA
- a CDS encoding roadblock/LC7 domain-containing protein has translation MEEVVRRAFADMLDVSSDIDKAILFSRDEVLASNMPEEVRPAVLAQARELIQLAESRAREMGSPSPTQVVVETPNGYVFVVRELRDDGMAILATGKKRSHVGLVLYDLRTCIRDIREGTAANETSAPSTEEV, from the coding sequence ATGGAAGAAGTGGTACGGCGGGCGTTCGCGGACATGCTGGACGTCTCGAGTGATATTGACAAGGCCATACTGTTCAGCCGCGACGAAGTTTTGGCTTCAAACATGCCAGAAGAGGTTCGACCCGCTGTGCTAGCCCAAGCTCGCGAACTTATCCAACTGGCGGAGTCCAGGGCTCGTGAGATGGGGTCGCCATCGCCGACTCAAGTAGTTGTTGAGACGCCGAACGGGTATGTGTTTGTTGTGCGGGAGTTACGGGACGATGGAATGGCCATTCTGGCCACGGGCAAGAAGCGGAGCCATGTTGGCTTGGTCTTGTATGACCTGCGGACATGTATCCGTGACATAAGGGAAGGCACTGCGGCAAATGAGACCTCCGCTCCGTCCACAGAGGAGGTGTGA
- the tsaE gene encoding tRNA (adenosine(37)-N6)-threonylcarbamoyltransferase complex ATPase subunit type 1 TsaE — translation MVVFENAGVDLGKLAGLARRMAKALRAGDLVFLEGPLGSGKTAFVRALARALDVRDPVRSPSFTLANVYRGRMTLHHLDLYRLDGLEQEDALALEEYVSEDAVTLVEWPGAGVGRLGDPAWIVRFEHESPETRWVQIEAVTDEARNRWEGADG, via the coding sequence ATGGTGGTATTTGAAAATGCGGGGGTAGACCTGGGCAAATTGGCTGGTCTGGCTCGGCGGATGGCCAAGGCGCTGAGAGCTGGCGATCTTGTCTTCTTGGAGGGTCCGCTTGGGTCGGGTAAGACAGCCTTTGTCAGGGCCTTAGCGCGAGCTCTTGATGTGCGAGATCCGGTGCGTAGTCCGTCTTTTACTCTGGCGAACGTATACCGGGGACGTATGACTCTGCATCACCTGGACTTGTATCGTCTGGACGGCCTAGAACAGGAAGATGCGCTAGCCTTGGAGGAATATGTGAGCGAAGACGCGGTGACGCTAGTGGAGTGGCCGGGGGCAGGTGTTGGGCGCCTGGGTGATCCAGCGTGGATCGTTCGCTTTGAGCATGAGTCTCCCGAAACTCGGTGGGTTCAGATAGAAGCAGTGACTGATGAAGCCAGGAATCGGTGGGAAGGCGCTGATGGCTGA
- the tsaD gene encoding tRNA (adenosine(37)-N6)-threonylcarbamoyltransferase complex transferase subunit TsaD: MALSLDGLLLAIETSCDDTAAAVLTGQGEVLSSVSHSQDAIHERYGGVVPEAASRAHVERLSAVVREALEQAGCWIGDLGGVAATVGPGLIGALLIGVQTAKAIAWSRRLPFFPVNHLHGHLAAVWLTDPDVAFPMVTLVASGGHTLLVRVDDRQKFRLIGQTLDDAAGEAFDKGARLLGLGYPGGKELDQLAEQGDPTAFVLPIGLRRSKRPDFSFSGVKTALYYLLRDMDSRERANRAADVAASYREAIVTALVDKTLQAAKQQGVKTVGVTGGVAANSLLRRRLVERGQELGLRVAVPSLKYCTDNAAMIGAAALSGPRLEFPQYLDLDAAASLPLGVWYPSRNAAVPSRDAGAGSVDRPGVIAG; this comes from the coding sequence ATGGCCTTGTCTTTGGATGGTTTGTTGCTTGCCATAGAGACATCCTGCGATGATACGGCTGCTGCGGTACTCACGGGCCAGGGCGAAGTCCTGTCATCGGTGAGTCACTCTCAAGACGCTATTCATGAGCGCTATGGCGGGGTGGTTCCCGAGGCGGCAAGCAGAGCGCATGTGGAGCGTTTGAGCGCTGTGGTGCGAGAGGCTCTGGAGCAAGCCGGGTGCTGGATCGGAGACCTTGGTGGAGTGGCTGCGACCGTGGGCCCCGGTTTGATTGGGGCGCTTCTTATAGGTGTGCAGACGGCAAAGGCCATCGCCTGGTCCAGACGTCTGCCTTTCTTTCCTGTAAACCACTTGCACGGTCACCTCGCTGCTGTGTGGCTCACAGACCCTGATGTGGCCTTTCCGATGGTCACATTGGTAGCCTCAGGCGGGCACACTCTGCTTGTACGGGTAGACGACCGCCAGAAATTCCGTTTGATCGGGCAGACTCTGGACGATGCTGCGGGAGAGGCGTTTGACAAAGGAGCTCGGTTGCTTGGCTTAGGGTATCCGGGGGGCAAAGAGCTCGACCAGCTCGCAGAGCAGGGCGATCCAACAGCCTTTGTGTTGCCGATTGGTTTGCGGCGTTCCAAGCGGCCGGACTTCTCGTTTTCCGGGGTGAAGACGGCCCTTTACTACCTGCTGCGTGACATGGACTCCCGCGAAAGAGCTAATCGGGCTGCGGACGTGGCTGCGTCCTACCGGGAAGCTATAGTCACTGCCCTCGTGGATAAAACCTTACAGGCTGCAAAGCAACAGGGAGTCAAAACTGTGGGGGTCACGGGGGGAGTGGCCGCCAATTCCCTCCTTAGGCGTCGGCTGGTCGAGAGGGGCCAGGAACTTGGACTTAGGGTGGCGGTGCCCTCTCTGAAGTATTGCACGGACAACGCTGCCATGATCGGTGCGGCCGCGCTCTCAGGACCACGTCTCGAATTTCCGCAGTATCTTGATCTGGACGCAGCTGCCTCTTTGCCTCTGGGCGTGTGGTACCCCTCCCGCAATGCGGCTGTACCCTCCCGCGATGCTGGCGCAGGGAGCGTTGACCGCCCTGGCGTCATAGCGGGGTGA
- a CDS encoding uracil-DNA glycosylase — protein MDTAEAARALHDLHASLRGCTRCGLHRSRTQVVFGVGDPQAELMFVGEGPGFHEDRQGEPFVGQAGKLLTELIGSLGLTREQVYIANVVKCRPPENRDPAPDEIEACSPFLFQQIAIVRPRIICTLGRHATKLLADTDLSITAVHGRVKERDIAGVHVLVFPVFHPAAALYTPANRKVLEEDFAKLKILLERRVQVLAAEPPETPFPRPISQPMATPAQEQLPLW, from the coding sequence GTGGACACGGCAGAGGCGGCAAGGGCCTTACATGATCTGCATGCATCCCTGCGAGGCTGCACCCGGTGCGGTCTTCACCGGAGCCGCACGCAAGTCGTGTTTGGGGTGGGAGATCCGCAGGCGGAGCTGATGTTTGTCGGTGAAGGTCCAGGCTTTCATGAAGATAGGCAGGGGGAACCCTTTGTAGGGCAGGCTGGCAAACTGCTCACAGAGCTCATCGGCAGCCTGGGTCTTACGCGGGAACAGGTCTACATTGCCAACGTGGTCAAGTGTCGTCCTCCCGAAAACCGTGATCCTGCCCCGGACGAAATCGAAGCTTGTAGCCCGTTCTTGTTCCAGCAGATAGCAATCGTTCGCCCGCGCATTATCTGCACGCTGGGGCGCCATGCCACTAAATTGCTGGCAGACACTGACCTTAGCATTACTGCTGTCCATGGTCGGGTAAAGGAGCGCGATATTGCCGGGGTCCACGTCTTGGTATTTCCGGTGTTTCACCCCGCTGCCGCGCTGTACACGCCCGCCAACCGGAAAGTGCTGGAGGAAGACTTCGCGAAGCTGAAGATATTGCTGGAGCGGCGAGTCCAGGTCTTGGCCGCGGAGCCTCCGGAGACACCATTTCCTCGCCCAATCTCACAGCCGATGGCGACCCCGGCTCAAGAACAACTCCCGTTGTGGTGA
- the tsaB gene encoding tRNA (adenosine(37)-N6)-threonylcarbamoyltransferase complex dimerization subunit type 1 TsaB, which translates to MAEQVVLTLDGSTRVCSVALVARGVEERYRAQHSSECRSTRSSWAVIGRESVTDARSQARSLLPMIERLLTGAGLEREDLSAVVVGVGPGTFTGVRVAVATARAISLALEIPVIGVSSLAALAAQVAVALGEEARGAECLVPLIDAHRRQVFYAVYDKVAPECGQHTGHALWRPTVAHAVCDVGGLSQVVRGGALVIADEARLAAGLPSGAELRICSLNAEYLVKGQDLLTGTTGSSLETILDRTVLVDSGRASRLPLGDPGIPGTPESVVPIYVRSPDADVHITKMKDPWASEVGSRRPAHEG; encoded by the coding sequence ATGGCTGAGCAAGTTGTTCTCACGCTCGATGGGTCGACCAGAGTCTGCAGTGTGGCTCTTGTCGCGCGCGGGGTTGAGGAGCGATACAGAGCTCAGCATTCTTCTGAGTGCCGCTCAACACGCAGCTCCTGGGCGGTCATAGGACGGGAGAGTGTTACCGATGCTCGCAGTCAGGCGCGGTCTTTGCTCCCAATGATAGAAAGATTGTTGACCGGGGCGGGCTTGGAGCGTGAAGACCTAAGCGCAGTGGTGGTCGGTGTAGGGCCGGGTACATTCACAGGGGTCCGGGTTGCGGTGGCCACGGCTCGAGCTATTTCGCTTGCTCTGGAGATTCCCGTAATAGGAGTAAGTAGCCTCGCGGCTTTGGCTGCGCAAGTGGCGGTGGCTCTGGGCGAAGAGGCGCGGGGTGCAGAATGCCTCGTGCCTTTGATTGATGCGCATAGGCGGCAGGTTTTCTATGCTGTATACGACAAGGTAGCTCCCGAGTGTGGCCAACACACCGGGCACGCATTATGGCGGCCGACAGTAGCTCACGCGGTGTGTGATGTGGGTGGTCTGAGCCAGGTTGTGCGCGGGGGTGCGCTGGTAATCGCGGATGAGGCGCGTCTGGCGGCTGGACTTCCGTCGGGTGCCGAGCTTCGCATTTGCTCGCTGAACGCCGAGTACCTGGTGAAAGGGCAGGACCTCCTCACCGGAACTACGGGGAGTTCCCTAGAGACGATCTTGGATAGAACAGTGCTCGTGGATTCTGGGAGAGCCTCCAGACTGCCGTTGGGTGACCCGGGAATTCCTGGCACGCCCGAGAGCGTCGTACCCATCTATGTTCGGTCTCCGGACGCTGATGTGCATATCACCAAGATGAAGGATCCCTGGGCCAGTGAGGTTGGAAGCAGGCGTCCTGCACATGAGGGATGA